The genomic window AAGTTAATGATAGAGTTCAGCGGCGGCGGGGAGAATTGCCGCTAAACCTTATTATCAAAATAAAACCAGCATATTCCAAAAACTATCTCAAACACACCTACAGCCTCCGCAGTCAGGTGCAGCGAGGGGTTAGATACTTAAAAGTTTTTCAATTTCTTTGTCAGTAAATTTCAACTGCCTCAATATCCTTCTACAGTATACTGGATCCAAAGTTTTCTTACCCATCTGTACAGGAGTAGAATATCTTCTTCCTTCAACTATCCTCGAATATATAGCATGGTCTGTTGGTCCCTGTCTGACAAATACTACACCCCCTTTTTCCAATAATCTGACAAGTTCTTTACTGGAAAGAGCAGGTATCTTAAGCATATGATGGAACCTCATGTACCTCAAGAGGTCTTAATATCAGACCCTTCTTGGGCTCTTTATACCATTCAGGCTCTGTATCTTTCAAAAACTCTATCAACTCCTCAGGAGAAATAGAAGACACAACTGTTTTTGGATATTTTCTTATATCTTTCTCATACAATTCTATTGCCGTTCTTAGATTTTTCTCTACATCAGCAAGATCTTCTCCACAGGCAGAAACATTCAATTCTAAACATACAGCAACATATTCAAATTTGCTTTTACGAATTATTGCTGTGTATTTATTTCTCATCCTTTTTTCTCCTCTTCTCGAATTTAAGTGCCTAATGCGGCGATGAGCGGTGGTAACCGTTCAGGTGGTAATTTACCGCAGAGACGCAGAGGAACAGAGAAGATATGGAAATAAATCAGATAACAGAAAAGATTATTGGTGCAGCCATTGAAATACATAGGACCTGCTTGCCGAATGTTCAGCCGGCAAGCCAGATTTGTTAATCCATCCCTGATTTTCATCAGGGCAAGTTTAATGTTGTTGGACTCAGGAGCTTGCACTGATGAAAATCAGGGATGTTAAGCGTATCGTAAATAAATTTTAATTTTCTTCTCTGCGTCTCTGTGTCTCTGCGGTGAACGGTTACGAGCGGTGCCCCGAAGGAGCATCCGTCTCCATTGCCTTGTTCTCCCCGAGCGAAGCGAGGGGAGAATAAGGTCATAACTTATTAACTTGTTCCCTTACTTCTTCTCCATTATCTTTAACATCTCCATAAGTTCTTTTTTTAAATAATCTTTTTCTATTTCAATAAATTTTCCTTCTTCTTTAAATTGTTTTCTTTTTAAATATCGTTTAGCACCAGCAATTGTATAGCCTTCTTTATATAATAAGTCCTTTATTTTTAAAATCAAGTTTATGTCTTTTTTTCGATACCTTCTTTGACCTGTTTCAGTTTTTTCAGGTGACAACAAGTCAAACTCAGATTCCCAATATCTTAAAATGTAAGATTTAACATCGGTTAATTGACTTACCTCACCAATGGAGAAAAATAATTTATTTTTAATTTTTTCATCTTCCATTTTAATTCTCTCCCCCTGTTCTTTACCTTTCTAATCAGTCAGACAACTCCGGCACTAAATTCACATAATTTTTGAAGTCTTTCCCAATTATGGTCAACTTCTGTCTGTATCTCCTGGAGTATAGATTCATTTTCCGGTCTAAATAAGTGTTTGAACCTTACTTGAGATTTTAACCAATCTTTTACTGGGGTTTTTTCTTTCGGTTTATAAGTTAATTTCCATTCGCCATTTTCTACTTCATATAATGGCCAAAAGCAAGAATTAACTGCTTCTCGACCAATCTCAATCGCCTTTTCAGGTGGAAATCCCCAACCTAATCTACAAGGCACCAGAACATTGATAAAAGCAGGTCCGTTCACGGCTAATGCCTTTTGAACCTTATTGGTTAAATCTTTCCACATACTGGGAATAGATTGAGCTACATAAGGAACATTATGAGCGGCAATACAGGCGCTTAAATCTTTACGAAATGTCTTTTTCCCCGGGATAACTTTACCGGCAGGTGAAGTTGTTGTATGAGCACCTTTTGGTGTGGCACTTGAGCGTTGAATACCTGTATTCATATATGCCTCATTATCAAGGCAGATATAGACCATGTTATGTCCTCGTTCCATTGCCCCAGATAGTGCTTGAAAACCAATATCATAAGTTCCACCATCACCACCTATTGCTATAAATTTAATCTCTTTGTCAATTTTACCCCTTTTTTTAAGGGCTTTATACCCTGTTTCTACTCCACTAATGGTTGCCGCCGCGTTTTCAAATGCAGAATGTATCCATGGCATCCGCCAGGCAGTATAAGGAAAAATAGTTGTCGTCACCTCAAGACAGCCGGTTGGACAACACACCACTATTGGAGTGTCTGTTGCCATTAATATTTGTCTTACCGCTATTGGTTCGGTACATCCAGCACACGCCCGATGTCCACCAGATAAAAGTTCTTTCTTATGAGATAATTCTTTTAAAGTTGCCATTTGTATTAAACCTCCTCTTATTTGGTCAACAGTCTCAGATAAATTTGAGTCTTCTTATTCACTTCAGATGGTTATACTTTAGAGAGGCATATTTTGTGATTTTCTGTTACTATCAACTCAGGTTATCGGTTATCAGGTTATCGGTAAAGAGCAAGCAGTAGCCTGC from bacterium includes these protein-coding regions:
- a CDS encoding type II toxin-antitoxin system HicA family toxin, which encodes MLKIPALSSKELVRLLEKGGVVFVRQGPTDHAIYSRIVEGRRYSTPVQMGKKTLDPVYCRRILRQLKFTDKEIEKLLSI
- a CDS encoding MerR family transcriptional regulator; this encodes MEDEKIKNKLFFSIGEVSQLTDVKSYILRYWESEFDLLSPEKTETGQRRYRKKDINLILKIKDLLYKEGYTIAGAKRYLKRKQFKEEGKFIEIEKDYLKKELMEMLKIMEKK
- a CDS encoding thiamine pyrophosphate-dependent enzyme, whose amino-acid sequence is MATLKELSHKKELLSGGHRACAGCTEPIAVRQILMATDTPIVVCCPTGCLEVTTTIFPYTAWRMPWIHSAFENAAATISGVETGYKALKKRGKIDKEIKFIAIGGDGGTYDIGFQALSGAMERGHNMVYICLDNEAYMNTGIQRSSATPKGAHTTTSPAGKVIPGKKTFRKDLSACIAAHNVPYVAQSIPSMWKDLTNKVQKALAVNGPAFINVLVPCRLGWGFPPEKAIEIGREAVNSCFWPLYEVENGEWKLTYKPKEKTPVKDWLKSQVRFKHLFRPENESILQEIQTEVDHNWERLQKLCEFSAGVV